The nucleotide sequence TCCTTTAAAAGCTCATAAAGCTCAGTTAGAGCTGCTCTGAACCAGCTCTTActtatgctgctatagacttCAGACGTTTGCTCCGGACTGATCAGAAGTGTATTCACAGAAAAGCCGCCTGCTGACATCACACTGTCAGACACACGTCCATTTACAAACCAAACACCGTGTAGTTTGaagtaaacagtttttttgctGCATAAAGTCTGAATTATAGGTCACAAAGAAGCAGAACGTTTTCTCCTCAATGATGAAACATGACATCAACATGATGAAATATAaccacagtcacacaaaatgaacataaaGAGATGAAGATGAACCACAAACACTACTTGCTACTAACTACAGGAGCAATGACTGAATTCACAACATGTCATTTTCTTAACGTACttgcacttttctttgtttactttaCTCTATTACAAAGTAATCAGTCTGAGtccttcttccaccactgcacATTACTGATGCATGAAGGCTGCTTCATTTATAATTCAGCTATCAGCACAACTTAGCTAAGTATTTGTacatcagagaaaacaaagagagggtgtgtgtgtgtgtgctgctacACTGGAAACGCACACTCAGCTGtgttaaagttaattaaaaggCCTTCAGTTCTCGTTACCACACTCTGATTCAGTAttaacactgaacacacacacacacacacaccccgtCTGGCCTATGACAGGTCACTGGGGCGAATTAAAGCTCAAACCTTTTAGTTTGAGGGGAAACATCTGTCAGAAAGTAAAAACCAGCCATTTGATTGAGGCGGGCAGATAACGAGGTGCACGGAGACACTAATGAAGGAGCGTAAATCAAAAAGCTCTTCACCTGAACCCcggagagacacagagacagacgtTTCATCACTACCACATCAGCTATTCCTCCTGTGTTTCTGGACTTTGGACGGACCACGTTTGAGGCTTTTAGTCTGAGACATTTATGGCCGCATTTTGATCAGCTCAGAAGATGGAGACTTCAGGTCAAAAAGCATTCTGTCATCAATAAAGGGAGGAGAAGCCGAAGCTGCTGGACATCTTGTCCTTGTCCATTTGGCACTTGTTTCATTCAAACTTAAGTTGACCTGGAgcgttttaatttaaatttgtccACGCCAAGTGCTTTGGAATGGACAAACATGAgacaacaaagacaataaagcTGATGGACAAATCATAAGAGTGGAGACGACTCATAGTGGGTTtttatgtggattattaaaaaaataataatgctaTTGACCAAATTTCTCTGAAGCAGTGAATGCTGgataatttaatgtaaaaactccagtgaagaaaaaagtctttttttttcaagtcacAAGAAACTGTGcagaaaacactgatttacTGTTTGGTGGAAAAAGCAGGTACAAGTACAAACCGTCTCCTTCTCAattgtacttgagtaaaagtactttCCACCTTGTGCCATGACAAACTCAGGTCACACTTCAAAGTGGGAACTCTCTTGTAAACTCTCGTTTTCTCCacccagagacaagcgggggaCAAAGCCCCGGGGAGACATGTccgggggtggtggtggggggacATTAACATCACAACAGCTTCAAACCGGCTTCACACGTTTGATCCGGCGACAGAGACACGATGGGAATCTTTGAGCAGGCAGCTTTTATGAAATAATCTGACATGAAAATCATAAATTGACATGGAAAAGTTCAGCAAATGAGCCTTAAAGTAAAAGATAAATCCAGATAAAAGCGGACGGTTATAACATCGTCAAGATGGTTTGACggatacaaaagtaaaaaaactccagaaataacaaaaaagaaaaatccgcGAGGGCGTGAGAAGCGAACATGTTTCAAAAAAGTGAATGAAAATAGATTTTGGGCAGAAATTCCTCTAATTCTGAAAAATAAGGTGAAACAATGAGAAAATGGTTAAAACTACAAATACACTAATATGGAAAATGCAAATTGTAAATTTAagtgaaaagggagaaaataCAAAGCTGCACCAGATGATGTTTGTAATAAAGTCAAATCCTCAAagccataaaaacacacacgcagctgatttattaaaacaactaCTGTGTCCCTCTTGACTCTCTTTGACAGTAGAAGCTGCAGTTTCCGTCTGATTAAAAGTCCAAATGTTGACATTATTACTGCGCTGTGGTATCTGCAGCCCGAGTACAATTGTGCGGACATTTGAGTATCATCTCCTGTATCTGTCTCATATTAAAATGGGAAACAGTCCGCAGCCGCTTGCGCTACAGGAACCTGCACTTTAGGCCCAACAGCGgtttaaaagctgctgctgtgtggaaCATGAGGTTCTGTCAGGCGGATTGAGATTTCAACCTAAACCAGGAAACTCTCTAAATTAGTTAAAATCAATTTCTCTCAACATGACAGGATGTGTAAACTGCTAAAAACGCGTCATCCCAGCTCTTACTTGGGTTTGGGGGCCGTTCGGTGGAGCGTCGGATCCAGTCGTACGGGTTCCTCCTTTGCGGGGATCCGGGGGACAGCTGCACCGCCGACGGGTTGATGGAGGGGGGCAGCAGCGCCGGCGGCTGCCCTGGGAACTCTGGAGGGCTGAAGCCCAGCGTGGGCCCCACCGAACCGGGCATGGGGGGCGCGGCGGGAGCCCCTCCAGCGGCGGCGGCAGCGGCAGCCGCAGCCGCAGCGGCGGCCGGGTGTCCGTAGTGGTGCGACGACCAGTCGTCCCGTGTCggaggtggagggggagggTAGGCCGTACTCCAGCCGCTGGCCCCGGACCCGGCCTGCTGAGCCGAGTGCGGGTCGTTGTTGATGccgtggtggtggtggtggtaccCGGCGAAGTCCGAGTACTGGGGCGGACCGGGCACCGGGAAGTTCTGCGGGCTGAGGCTGAGCCCCGGGTGACGGGTGACCGCGCTCTGGTGCGGGTACATGGCGGGGTCCTTGTCCAACTGCAGGTAACTCACGTACATCTTTGCAGGTGAGGGGACTCCCTCAGCATAGTGCGGATCCAGCCTGGCTCCTCTCTCACCTGGTCTACAGGTGAACCCAGCGTCACTGTGTCCACACCTCCACCTGTTCCGTGTCTCTGCGGTTTCTCCATCAGCGGCCCGTTAAAAACTGCGCAGTCACATGGCTCAGTTTTATTGCTCTTATCTCTGTcactccctcccccccccccgcctCCTGCtcattctttcttcctcttcttcgtcacctcctcctcctcctcacactgTCACTCAGCACCGACAGCAGGAACCACACGAGCTCATCTGGACCCAGACATCCAAAAGCTGAAATGCGCAGGTCACCGCGCAGGTTACCtgacgccccccccccccgtcctcctcctctctccggGCTGCAGTCTCCTCTCTGTCGGCCTCCATTTGCATGACAGTCCGCTGCTGCACTTCAAAGGCCACTTCAAAGGAGCAGAGACAGAGCAACAAATGACGGGAAGAAGGACGGCAACGTCTCCGTCCTCTCCGGTCCCTCCTCAGCCTCTGTCCAATGATAAAACCTAAAAGACacgttatagtaaaataaaacgACGTGTCAACAGTCTCTGTCCTCACGTTGTAACTGTCTTCAGGTTTAGAATTGAGGTATTTGAATCTCGGACTGTAGttacaaatatattaaattagAAATTCTATAATAAATcctaatattttaatatcaataAATTACCAATGTATCTAAACGTATTGAATTTGTTGGTTGGGTTGTTTTTTCCCCgagaatttattaaaataaacacgGTAAAAAGTTTGAATCATCggtttatcttttgtttttttcttaaaatgtaaaatattgtttaaataattgattgtttttttgttctttactcAAACTTAATTGACTATTAAAATGTTCCCTTTCGACTTTGAATGttacaaaatctaaaaatgaaaaacttaaCCTGATGCAGAAAACGTCATCTCAGCTccgttaataaaataaaatatttaatctaaAATAGGATAAAAAAacgttttgcatttttaaacaatttacaaaagaaaaaacccaaTGAAACacatatataatattatcaCACATCAATAATATTACTGATGTGTGACTGTATTAAAAATGGTCCAGTTGGAgctctgtatttttaaaaaatataatcttaATCAAAATTTAATCTTTTTAGATGTTCTAGTGAGTttcaacaacaataataattacaaaataataataataataataataataataataataataataataataataataataataataataaaataagtattATTAGTATAATAACTTTAATCATATGTTAAATAAACACCACAAGATCTAAAGAGCTATTTTTTCTTACATGATAatatgaaaaaagtattttttaaaattaaactaagAGCTCAGTTCCAACTtaaaaacaactcagttaatgataaatgatgaaataatgaTTGTCATTAGATAATATTTGATCAATTTAATGAAACGTGTTTCTGCAGTAACAATTAAAAACGAATTACACTCGTTGTGAACATGTTTCCCTCTCAGATATCTGCATTTTGCAGTGAAATTTCATTATTCAGCAGTAATTCCGTTTTCTGTCTTGTTCAAACGTttaaggaataaaataaattaatcctttttattagcttgtgaattaaaataaaaaagttccTTCAATGCAACACGGGGAAGTTTATTGTCGGTGTATTAGTACAAGCAACGGAAGCAGTAGAGTCACaaatttgattgatttttaaacatttagtttgttttactgcagcaaaTTATTTCTGgttattttacagaaatatcacTAATGATAACGTACGTTTCTCTGCAGgcgtttaaacatttttattacgCAGCTGTCGCTTCACATGTGTGACGTAATCGTGGGCTTTGGCGTGACTGTAATAGAaactggaaacaggaaatgaaagaaatgtaagtATATTAAGTGTATCTATGATATATAAACAGTATAGTACGtagtaaattaaaatacatttaagtgGCTTTGACAATCATTGTGTCATAGacacaataaagtaaaatttgtgttataaaataaaaatccatgatatcattaaaacatttttttgttaattggATTTTGTGccactttgaaaaatgttaattCAGTGTATGAAGATTAATGTGAAGTCTTCCCACCATCCCACATTTCTCTGACACCGGCCTGGAGGAGCTTCACCTTCTCCGCTGTCTTGCAGCCCATCAGAACACAGGCATGTCGTCCTCCTGCTTAATGAGAGTTTCAGGTGACACCAGCCGCCGTGTTAAATCACAACCGTTCACCAAAGTTCTCCTGGGCCATGTGGCCACAGTCATCGCAGTAACGTGACAGTTCTTTAGAGCTGCCTGAGGCTCAAAGGTCGGACACATTCAGCAGATTCCACCTTTGGCCTTTATTCACTGCGATTTTCCCCAGACTTTCCACAATGGTAGGTGCTACATTTTTCAGTAAAGACCCTCAGGAATCTGTACTTTAGGCAGATAAACAAAGGtcaaacaaactgacaaatgaaTAGTTTGATGCAGTGAACAGGATTTATACTAAACTTcctctttttgttacttttctcccactttaaacacacagaggacATTTTATACTAAGAAGATTTCAGcctcattttacacatttctgcaCAGAATAAAGTCGTCCACCGAGAGGACTTTCTGCCGATCATGTTCCACAGGACGGAGACATGTCCTCCCCAAACGTTTTAGTAATATATTAATTGAAAGTTGCCCTTTACTATAATTATCAACATTTCCTCAATATGTTTTCAGAAAATTGTATCTGTTTGCCATAAATTCCCTCCCCAATAAAACTTGAAGCCTTTCAGTTTTATAGAAAGGAAGTTTTCAGAAACATGGCTGCCTGGACAGTGTTTCCGGGTTTAATTACAATGGAAGAGAAgcaacaaaaaaggcaaaaactaTAGAAGATACAGTATCTGATATGAAAAgattaaatgtttaatacattGTCTCAAAGGGATGATGTCAAAAAAACGCCTCTGAAGTCCATTGTCCACACGTTTGCCTGTGCTCAGTTTGCTCTGTTTGCTTTAGTTTGGCCTAGTTGTTGCCTTGCTCATGAGCACGGTGCTGCAGGGATTTAAACCTCCCACTTCTGCTGCCCTCCTGAGGAGGAATTATCTGTGTCTTTATGGATTTATGGgagatttattgttttacacTGATGAGTATTTAGCTTAGTCTGCTGCAGTAAAATCACATAAAAGCCACAATAAGTCTCATTACACAcatcagtatttgtgttttcaagTGTTTGATAGATGTTATATTGGTGTTATCTTAACATGAGCAGCTTCCATTGCTTCTGTCTGTTAAACCATTTCAATCAACATTACACCCGTAAAATGCTTTTACTCAGAAAATTCAGCTATTCACAATGTTGACAAACTTTTCATTCCAGACCCTGAAATTCTTCagatttttagttttcagtttctgtttctgtacaaTACACAAACCATTTGTCAAACTTAaaagtatattatttatttttatttatttatgaatattttgttatttttattggcCCAGAAATTTACACTTTTATGTGTGAGTGTATCATCAGTGTAAGTGTAAACATGATCGGTAGGAAAGTGTaacatcatcaatgacatcataTAATTTCCTTTAAAAAGTCAGTCAGTTGTCAGGGAAACGATGTTTTGGTACAGCTATTGGAGCTAGAAGGTAGTGGAGGACAGTTGAGTGCGTAGCCATGGAggtacacggtttcttaccgtattctgtggaattatttagACAAACGTCTTCTGATGAATTTATTGGTTATCTTCTCAGTGTTTTGTCTGGAAATACTTTAGTGGGAACTCAATTGTGGATCGaggaatttaataaatgttcagtgttttgtcataCAATGagctctggagtggataattgttggaccacctGACTCTACAACACTATTGGCCTGTTTCCACCTCTGGGGACTAGGAACCTTTTGAGAAACTTAGTTCCTCTGATTGCATTTTTAACACAGGTTCCAGAGCTGAATTTCTTACATCTCAAACCCTTTTCTGGAGTTTAGttcctgggaaaaaaaagagaactaaATAGTTATTTTGCTTAGTGCTTAGTAGATTATTTACTAGTTTTTCATGGTTACACATATCACATGTCTTTGGGGCTTTTACTCAGTGACTTactttgctttgtgcacctgtcacccatccatccatcttcctCTTCTAATCCAATATTGGGTCACAGTTGGAGCAGGCTCAGGATAGTAATCCAGACTTCCTTCTCCCCAGACATGTTCTCAAGCTCCTCCTGAAGCCTTCCTTGGCCAGATAATCTGGAGTATTTTCTCCGTCTGCCCTGGGGTCCCCTCCCAGTTAGACATCCATCCAATGGGAGGTGTCCAGGGGTCATGACAAATGCCCAAACCAGCTCAACTGGCTCCTTTCTCAAACTGTCTCAtaagttctttttgttttgttttgtttttgtttttttgtcctttcggcttatcttgagttcagggtcgacaCAGACACATCATTTTGTCTGaatgtttatttcagtgtcttgacaagagaggttcagtgtcttgtccagagacgCTTCGGCATATAGCACGagaccaaatgacaaaaaaacttGACTTGAATGTAAATGATTTATATTCAGCAAATGTTATCTTTCACCAGTTGTTACGTTACACCCTGACATCCCCGAGTTTATTAGTTTGATCTAAAggcgtaaaaaaaactgtgccaaatcaacatgtggacaaaatgatccgctgtgtcaaccctgaactcacaggacaagccgaaaggacagaaaatacaaaataaataaattctaaagCTGAAGccaaagacagagacaaggaAAGGCCTAATAAAGGAGGACAGAGCAAGAACTAAGAGCAGAGATAAggaggattgtgtgtgtgaactggGTGTCcatcttgtttctgttttcctctgtcACCTGTCTTCAGGTAAACCATTAACCAGCCAACGGTCATAAACTCCACTTTATGGAAAGTTTAATGATGGTGGTGGGTCGTAAACACTGAATCCTTTTAGGGCTTGCTGGCTGTTGTTCACCTTGACATAGTTTGCATGCAAGAAATAACGTCAGTGAGGGTCGAGTTTAAccctgaaaaactcctcctccACTAGCTTAACTTACATGTAGCAAAAAGGCAGGCGAAATCGTCCCGTCAGTAAAAGATCGAGTTAATCAAAATGTAATAGAGAGTATATACaatgatcagccataacattattacCACCTGCATAATAACCAGTGGGAGAGGACCAGTGGTAACTGGTACTGGTAACTGTACGTTATGAGGTAGTGCCTCCATGGATCGgatttgtttttccagcacatcccacagGGGCTCGATTGAATTGAGACCTGGAAAATGTAAACTCATTGTGATCCTCAAACTGTTTCTGAACCGTTTTTCCAGTGTGAAACGCTGAATTAAGCTGTTGAAAGAGTCCACTGACATCAGAGATTAGCGTTTCCATGAAGGGTGTACTTGGTAGGTGGTGCGTGTCACAACAACATCCACTTGAATGGCAGGACCCAAGGTTTCCGATCATCAAACTGCCTCCACTGGCTTGCCTTCCTCCGATGGTGCATCCTGCTGCCATCTCTTATTCAGGGAAGCGTTGCATATGCTCCAGGCCATCTGTATGATGTAAAAGAAGATGTGATCAATCAGCACAGGCCACCTTCTTGGTCGAGTTCTGATGCTCATCTGCTCATTGTGTGGTGCTTTTGGCAGTGGACATAGGTCAGCATGTTCACTCTGACTGGTTCATGGTTATTCAGCCCCATATGCAACAAACTgagtgtgttctgacacctttcTATCATATCCAGCATCAGCTTGAGCTACAGTAGCTCTTCTACTGGTTTGGACTACATGGGCCAGCCTTCACTTCCCGCGTGCATCAGTAAGGCCGTTTCCTTCCTTAGACCACTTTTGGTAG is from Channa argus isolate prfri chromosome 22, Channa argus male v1.0, whole genome shotgun sequence and encodes:
- the cdx1b gene encoding homeobox protein CDX-1b, translating into MYVSYLQLDKDPAMYPHQSAVTRHPGLSLSPQNFPVPGPPQYSDFAGYHHHHHGINNDPHSAQQAGSGASGWSTAYPPPPPPTRDDWSSHHYGHPAAAAAAAAAAAAAGGAPAAPPMPGSVGPTLGFSPPEFPGQPPALLPPSINPSAVQLSPGSPQRRNPYDWIRRSTERPPNPNGKTRTKDKYRVVYTDHQRLELEKEFHYSKYITIRRKAELATALSLSERQVKIWFQNRRAKERKINKKKLQQPASSTTTPTPPIGSNSNTGGGLHGNGGVAMVTSSSGSNGLVSPSSLPLNIKEEY